The following coding sequences lie in one Pempheris klunzingeri isolate RE-2024b chromosome 13, fPemKlu1.hap1, whole genome shotgun sequence genomic window:
- the LOC139211988 gene encoding zinc finger protein 770-like, giving the protein MHQCPVCAKPFPSPYKLQRHYVVHTGQKPFICKICGKAFTQSVHLKTHLQKVHQSRLPSDCLREGIFSHNQQPDCDKPAGGVNTDSSSSCTSMPPVTSLPELKIEIVTLNLSSSETGSPPKNMAHINDVSVTPDNLSNVMDPIPQEQVNSANAGNSVSNAHNGYTCKVCLKSFNSSLQLWIHSSGHNKPKQFERGKESGRTFSQKAHMKVHLQPQEFSSARSQVTLNHQCSKCLKTFCSPSKLQRHFLIHTGQKPYSCRICWKAFRQKVHLKSHLSSANKCSFSAGTEKKKQRFCKNRQTSGLQPQSSLQQRPTSHRTPVNSSMELELQCKISVNAMQDLIKTETKSDAVVKPTQPLITGSLCQSICHNSNEQEQQRLTHKDLKPFQCKICNRSFRLEVNLIRHRKLHRSQKELGSLTTVKMSDSEAIKHSPEPSHADPVDLNIIVKPETWSENGSDYNDSPPQDTELITPTDQQREACHAAAKQRVINTSHQCHACLKCFPSASKLRRHMMTHTGQRPFGCELCGKRFRQKTHLRVHCRTHLWSRYHKQRSLYINRPPSCIGGLNTRTPADVPVQEMLIHKRDLETNTGSDVVSVKHQDHTPSVVNIQGDIRGSEKLLPHTSEKNEVVHLKKVSKVTVKRTRAVKPLQNPGNVQHKCFQCLKCFPSASKLQRHEMVHTGLKPFQCPICGKAFRQAPHLKTHERTHCEWKPCKPVKQEGNMTKLKVDNQQQPYPRISVRIPPQKKSHAMLENGESELLCTSREISITNSLFKTNFKSGITCKKRKLHTCRICFKNFAFPYKLSRHLVTHSGIRPYKCTLCSKTFTQRGHLKVHEHRCRQGNRISDYIHGEMISTNHLQNKCLENLTDGADLNVDATREQPESHHTSGGQHSFTGDLSYCPEAIDTEWLVVPEVGLHEENNGSEKMQRERKENCNQATDHHSYSFPSELAFEINKLVQNQNMEASPLSHQYEGKAHNADVPCQPKEAAAISGMALMLK; this is encoded by the exons ATGCATCAGTGCCCTGTTTGTGCAAAACCTTTCCCATCGCCATACAAACTTCAGAGACATTATGTCGTCCATACTGGACAGAAGCCCTTCATCTGCAAAATCTGTGGAAAGGCGTTCACACAGTCTGTGCATTTAAAGACACACTTGCAGAAAGTCCATCAATCAAGGCTGCCATCAGACTGTCTACGGGAAGGCATTTTCTCCCATAACCAACAACCAGATTGTGACAAACCAGCCGGAGGGGTTAACACAGACAGCAGTAGTAGTTGCACTTCAATGCCACCTGTGACTTCCCTGCCTGAGTTGAAGATAGAAATTGTGACTCTCAATCTTTCCTCCAGTGAGACTGGAAGTCCACCAAAAAATATGGCACATATAAATGATGTCTCGGTGACTCCAGACAATCTTTCAAATGTCATGGATCCAATACCTCAGGAACAAGTTAACTCTGCAAATGCAGGCAACTCTGTAAGCAATGCCCATAATGGATACACTTGCAAAGTCTGCTTGAAGTCATTTAATTCATCTCTACAGCTTTGGATTCACTCATCAGGTCATaacaaaccaaaacagtttGAGAGGGGCAAAGAGTCAGGCCGGACTTTTTCTCAAAAGGCCCACATGAAGGTGCATCTGCAGCCACAGGAATTCAGCTCCGCCAGAAGCCAAGTTACTTTGAATCACCAGTGCTCTAAATGTCTCAAAACCTTCTGCTCACCATCCAAACTACAGCGGCATTTTCTTATTCATACAGGGCAGAAACCCTATTCATGTAGAATCTGCTGGAAAGCCTTCAGACAGAAGGTGCACTTGAAATCCCATTTAAGTTCTGCAAATAAATGTTCGTTCTCTGCAggcactgaaaagaaaaaacagaggttttgtaaaaacagacaaacctcAGGTCTGCAGCCTCAGTCATCACTTCAGCAACGACCCACCAGCCATCGCACGCCTGTGAATTCCTCgatggagctggagctgcagtgTAAAATAAGTGTAAATGCCATGCAGGACCTGATCAAGACCGAAACCAAGTCGGATGCAGTTGTAAAACCAACACAACCACTAATTACAGGGAGTCTGTGCCAGAGCATTTGCCATAATTCAAACGAACAGGAGCAGCAACGCTTAACACATAAAGACTTGAAACCATTCCAGTGTAAGATCTGCAACAGGTCTTTCCGGTTAGAAGTTAATTTGATACGTCATCGTAAACTTCATAGGAGCCAAAAAGAACTGGGAAGTCTTACCACTGTGAAAATGTCGGATTCTGAAGCAATAAAACATTCACCTGAACCCAGTCATGCAGATCCCGTTGACTTGAACATCATCGTTAAACCAGAAACGTGGAGTGAAAATGGCAGTGATTACAATGACTCTCCTCCTCAGGATACTGAGTTAATTACACCAACAGACCAGCAGAGGGAAGCCTGCCACGCCGCCGCCAAGCAGCGGGTTATTAACACATCACATCAGTGCCAtgcatgtttgaaatgttttccatCTGCATCAAAACTTAGAAGGCACATGATGACTCACACTGGACAGAGACCCTTTGGCTGTGAGCTGTGTGGAAAGAGATTTCGCCAGAAAACACACTTGAGGGTCCATTGTCGAACTCACCTGTGGTCCAGATATCACAAGCAACGATCGCTGTATATCAATCGGCCACCCTCTTGCATAGGTGGGTTGAACACAAGGACTCCAGCAGACGTCCCAGTCCAGGAAATGTTAATACATAAGAGGGATCTGGAGACAAATACTGGCAGTGATGTAGTCTCTGTGAAACACCAGGATCACACTCCCTCTGTGGTAAATATTCAGGGTGACATCAGAGGATCAGAGAAACTTTTGCCACACACCTCAGAGAAAAATGAGGTTGTGCACTTGAAAAAGGTTTCTAAAGTGACTGTGAAAAGGACACGAGCTGTTAAGCCATTACAAAATCCAGGCAATGTACAACACAAATGCTTCcagtgtttaaagtgttttcCAAGTGCCTCTAAATTACAAAGGCATGAGATGGTACACACAGGCTTGAAACCATTTCAGTGTCCTATATGTGGGAAAGCATTCAGGCAAGCTCCACATCTGAAAACTCATGAAAGAACTCACTGTGAGTGGAAGCCATGCAAGCCGGTCAAACAGGAGGGAAACATGACAAAACTGAAAGTGGATAATCAACAGCAACCTTACCCAAGGATCAGTGTTCGTATCCCACCACAGAAAAAATCACACGCAATGCTTGAAAATGGAGAGAGTGAGTTGCTCTGCACCAGTAGAGAAATATCCATCACAAACAGTCTTTTTAAGACAAACTTTAAGAGTGGCATAACTTGTAAAAAAAGGAAACTTCACACATGCCGAATATGCTTCAAGAACTTTGCTTTTCCATACAAGCTCTCGAGGCACTTGGTCACTCACTCTGGGATAAGGCCGTACAAATGCACTTTGTGCAGCAAAACTTTCACACAGCGGGGTCATCTCAAAGTTCATGAGCACAGGTGCAGACAGGGTAACAGAATTTCAGATTATATTCACGGAGAAATGATAAGTACCAACCATCTCCAGAATAAATGCCTTGAGAACCTTACTGATGGTGCAGATTTAAATGTGGATGCAACAAGAGAGCAGCCAGAGTCACATCATACCAGTGGTGGTCAGCACTCATTTACTGGAGATTTATCTTATTGCCCTGAGGCAATAGACACAGAATGGCTCGTAGTGCCAGAAGTGGGCTTACATGAGGAGAATAATGGATCAGAGAAAatgcaaagagaaagaaaagaaaattgtaATCAGGCTACAGACCATCACAGTTATTCTTTTCCCTCTGAACTTGCATTTGAAATCAATAAGCTGGTCCAAAATCAAAACATGGAAGCTTCACCTTTGTCACACCAGTATGAGGGCAAAGCTCACAATGCTGATGTTCCATGTCAGCCTAAAGAAGCTGCAGCTATTTCAGGAA TGGCACTCATGCTGAAATAG